Proteins encoded in a region of the Procambarus clarkii isolate CNS0578487 chromosome 28, FALCON_Pclarkii_2.0, whole genome shotgun sequence genome:
- the LOC123755174 gene encoding cuticle protein CP14.6-like has product MKFVILAVVVAVASAAPQYAAPQAPTRYSESSEEVAILRHDFVPGDAGAYKLDVETANGIVVSQAGAPSGPEGAVVKTGQYSYTAPDGTPVVVKFVADENGYQPQSDLLPVAPEFPHPIPQFVLDQIAFAAQEDAARARAPSASYGAPQ; this is encoded by the exons ATGAAGTTT GTTATCCTCGCCGTCGTTGTGGCCGTGGCCAGCGCCGCCCCCCAGTACGCCGCCCCTCAGGCACCTACCCGCTATTCAGAGTCAAGTGAAGAAGTGGCCATTCTGAGGCACGATTTTGTACCTGGGGACGCCGGCGCCTACAAGCTTGATGTGGAGACTGCCAACGGCATCGTTGTATCCCAAGCTGGCGCTCCCAGTGGCCCAGAGGGCGCTGTGGTCAAGACCGGACAGTATTC CTACACTGCTCCTGACGGCACTCCTGTCGTTGTGAAGTTCGTCGCCGACGAGAACGGCTACCAGCCCCAGTCTGACCTGCTGCCAGTGGCTCCTGAGTTCCCCCACCCAATCCCCCAGTTCGTGCTGGACCAGATCGCCTTCGCCGCTCAGGAGGACGCTGCCCGCGCCCGTGCTCCTTCTGCCAGCTATGGCGCCCCTCAGTAA